One genomic segment of Ipomoea triloba cultivar NCNSP0323 chromosome 9, ASM357664v1 includes these proteins:
- the LOC116029962 gene encoding calcium-dependent protein kinase 13 — translation MGNCCRSPAAVAREDVKSGNYSGHDHGRRDKSGAGAGSKQKPITVLTEVKKENIEERYMVDRELGRGEFGVTYLCIDRGSRELLACKSISKRKLRTAVDVEDVRREVAIMKHLPKNSSIVCLKEACEDENAVHLVMELCEGGELFDRIVARGHYTERAAAAVTRTIVEVVQLCHKHGVIHRDLKPENFLFANKKENSPLKAIDFGLSIFFKPGERFSEIVGSPYYMAPEVLKRNYGPEIDIWSAGVILYILLCGVPPFWAESEQGVAQAILRGAIDFKREPWPSISEGAKSLVRQMLEPDPKLRLTAKQVLEHPWLQNAKKAPNVPLGDVVKSRLKQFSLMNRFKRKALRVIADFLSNEEVEDLKEIFGKIDTDNDGIVSIEELKVGLQKLNSQLAESEIQMLIEAIDTNGKGTLDYGEFIAVSLHLQRMANDEHLRKAFSYFDKNGNGYIEPDELQDALMEDGSEDCTNVANDIFQEVDTDKDGLISYEEFAAMMKTGTDWRKASRHYSRGRFNSLSVKLMKDGSLNLGNE, via the exons ATGGGGAACTGCTGCAGATCTCCAGCGGCTGTAGCTAGGGAGGATGTGAAGTCGGGAAACTACTCCGGCCACGATCACGGCCGGAGGGATAAGTCCGGCGCTGGAGCTGGCAGCAAGCAGAAGCCGATCACTGTGCTGACTGAGGTGAAGAAGGAGAATATTGAGGAGAGGTATATGGTGGATAGGGAGCTGGGGAGGGGCGAGTTTGGTGTGACTTATCTGTGCATCGATCGGGGCTCCAGGGAGCTCTTGGCTTGCAAGTCGATTTCCAAGCGGAAGCTTAGGACGGCGGTGGATGTGGAGGATGTCAGGCGAGAGGTGGCGATTATGAAACATTTGCCCAAAAATTCGAGCATTGTATGCTTGAAGGAGGCCTGTGAGGATGAGAATGCGGTTCATTTGGTGATGGAGCTTTGTGAGGGTGGTGAGCTTTTCGATAGGATTGTGGCTCGTGGTCACTACACCGAACGAGCTGCCGCCGCTGTTACTCGGACAATTGTGGAGGTGGTGCAACTCTGCCACAAGCATGGTGTGATCCACAGGGACTTGAAGCCTGAAAACTTTTTGTTTGCAAATAAGAAGGAAAATTCACCTCTCAAGGCTATTGATTTTGGCTTGTCAATCTTCTTTAAACCAG GTGAAAGGTTTTCTGAAATTGTTGGCAGCCCTTATTATATGGCTCCCGAGGTGCTAAAGCGAAACTATGGACCTGAAATAGATATATGGAGTGCAGGAGTGAttctttatatattattatgcgGGGTTCCCCCCTTCTGGGCTG AATCTGAACAAGGTGTTGCCCAGGCAATTTTACGTGGTGCAATAGATTTTAAACGTGAACCCTGGCCAAGTATTTCAGAGGGTGCGAAGAGTCTTGTGAGGCAAATGTTGGAGCCAGATCCCAAGCTTCGACTAACCGCAAAACAAGTACTTG AACATCCTTGGCTCCAGAATGCTAAGAAGGCTCCAAATGTTCCTCTGGGTGATGTTGTGAAGTCAAGGCTGAAGCAGTTTTCCTTGATGAATAGGTTCAAGAGAAAGGCTTTGAGG GTTATTGCTGATTTCTTGTCCAATGAAGAAGTTGAAGACCTCAAAGAAATATTTGGGAAGATAGATACTGATAATGATGGTATCGTTTCAATTGAAGAATTGAAAGTTGGACTTCAAAAGCTCAATTCTCAGCTTGCAGAATCTGAAATACAGATGCTCATCGAAGCC ATTGATACTAATGGCAAAGGAACTCTAGATTATGGGGAATTTATTGCTGTTTCACTCCATTTACAAAGAATGGCTAATGACGAACATTTGCGCAAGGCTTTTTCCTACTTTGACAAGAATGGTAATGGTTATATTGAGCCTGATGAGCTTCAAGATGCCCTCATGGAGGATGGATCAGAAGATTGTACAAATGTTGCGAATGACATCTTTCAGGAAGTCGATACAGACAAG GATGGTCTGATCAGCTATGAAGAATTCGCAGCTATGATGAAAACGGGAACAGATTGGAGAAAGGCTTCTCGGCATTACTCAAGAGGGAGATTCAATAGTCTGAGCGTAAAGCTGATGAAAGATGGCTCACTTAACCTTGGGAATGAGTAA